The following are encoded in a window of Flavobacterium cupriresistens genomic DNA:
- a CDS encoding aldo/keto reductase, with translation MKYTTLPHTDIKVSKINLGTMTFGQQNTEAEGHAQMDYALERGVNFFDTAEMYSVPARQETYGSTEKVIGSWFKKSGNRDKVVLASKIAGPNPGFTYMRDQLDFSPASIKYAVENSLKRLQTDYIDLYQMHWPERKTNYFGQRAFNGHDDVWEDNFREILETFDVLIKEGKIKHIGVSNENAWGMMRLLEESKYNNLPRIKTVQNPYSLLNRLFEVGSAEVSKYENIGLLAYSPLAFGVLTGKFLSGEEHPNARIKLFPQYTRYNSEQCTQATRLYQEIAYKHGLTLTQLAMGFVLQQPFLTSAIIGATTLEQLKENIDTIDVVLSKEIITEINEVQAIIPDPAP, from the coding sequence ATGAAATACACAACGTTACCGCACACCGATATAAAAGTTAGTAAAATAAATCTTGGCACAATGACTTTTGGTCAGCAAAATACAGAAGCCGAGGGACATGCTCAAATGGACTACGCACTCGAAAGAGGAGTGAATTTTTTTGATACTGCCGAAATGTATTCGGTTCCGGCACGTCAGGAGACTTATGGAAGTACCGAAAAAGTCATTGGTTCCTGGTTTAAAAAATCAGGTAATCGTGATAAAGTAGTTTTGGCTAGCAAAATTGCAGGTCCAAATCCGGGTTTCACCTATATGAGAGATCAATTAGATTTCTCGCCTGCAAGTATTAAATATGCGGTAGAAAACAGTTTAAAACGCCTTCAGACCGACTATATCGATTTGTACCAAATGCATTGGCCGGAAAGAAAAACCAATTATTTTGGACAACGTGCTTTTAACGGTCATGATGATGTTTGGGAAGATAACTTCAGAGAAATTCTGGAGACTTTTGATGTATTAATCAAAGAGGGAAAAATAAAACATATTGGAGTTTCTAATGAAAATGCGTGGGGAATGATGCGTTTGCTGGAAGAAAGTAAATACAACAATCTGCCAAGAATCAAAACCGTTCAAAATCCGTATTCTTTATTGAATCGTCTTTTTGAGGTAGGTTCTGCTGAAGTTTCAAAATATGAAAATATCGGTTTGTTGGCTTACTCTCCTTTAGCGTTTGGCGTATTGACCGGTAAATTTTTAAGCGGAGAAGAACATCCAAATGCAAGAATCAAACTTTTCCCGCAATACACGCGCTATAACAGTGAGCAATGTACACAGGCTACCCGTTTGTATCAGGAAATTGCATACAAGCATGGTTTGACTCTGACTCAATTGGCAATGGGATTTGTGTTACAACAGCCATTTTTGACCAGTGCCATTATTGGAGCTACAACTTTGGAACAATTAAAAGAAAACATCGATACAATTGATGTGGTGCTTTCCAAAGAAATCATTACGGAAATAAACGAAGTTCAGGCAATAATTCCCGATCCGGCACCCTAA
- a CDS encoding OmpA family protein, which translates to MIKKASIGLLVLALSTTSCVSKKIYNDLESKYSDLKKENRSVSDENADLKKAKNQLELDRDKLTKDLAGTKTDLEKQKADLAAEQKKYKVLQDSYNALEKNSNDALESNMNKNRELLAQLEAKSKKLAEEQARLDKTASRLNELEAMIAAKEAAMKKLKDTLSKALNGFEGKGLTVEQKNGKVYVSMENKLLFNSGSWAVGVEGRKAVVELGKVLGDNPDLSVLIEGHTDDDPYVGSGPITNNWDLSTKRATAIVAILTENEKINKQKLTAAGRSEFSPLASNATPEGKAKNRRIEIILTPRLDEIAEMLNSIN; encoded by the coding sequence ATGATTAAAAAAGCCTCAATCGGATTGCTAGTATTAGCCTTATCTACAACTTCTTGTGTCTCTAAGAAAATTTACAACGATTTGGAATCTAAATATTCAGATCTAAAAAAAGAAAATCGTTCTGTTAGTGATGAAAATGCAGATTTAAAGAAAGCAAAAAATCAGTTAGAATTAGACCGTGATAAATTAACTAAAGATCTTGCAGGTACCAAAACCGATCTTGAAAAACAAAAAGCGGATCTGGCTGCAGAACAAAAAAAATACAAAGTGCTACAAGATTCGTACAATGCACTTGAAAAAAACAGCAATGATGCTTTGGAAAGCAACATGAATAAAAACCGCGAATTGTTAGCGCAATTAGAAGCAAAATCAAAAAAATTAGCCGAAGAACAAGCGCGTTTAGACAAAACTGCAAGCCGCCTAAATGAACTTGAAGCTATGATTGCTGCCAAAGAAGCCGCAATGAAAAAACTAAAAGATACCTTGTCTAAAGCTTTAAACGGTTTTGAAGGAAAAGGTCTGACAGTAGAACAGAAGAACGGAAAAGTATACGTTTCTATGGAAAATAAATTACTTTTCAATTCAGGAAGCTGGGCTGTTGGAGTAGAAGGTAGAAAAGCGGTTGTTGAATTAGGTAAAGTATTAGGTGATAATCCTGATCTTTCGGTTCTTATTGAAGGACATACTGATGATGATCCATATGTAGGTTCAGGACCAATTACAAACAACTGGGACCTATCGACAAAAAGAGCAACTGCAATTGTGGCAATTTTGACTGAAAATGAAAAAATCAATAAGCAAAAATTAACGGCTGCCGGACGTAGTGAGTTTTCTCCTCTTGCGAGTAATGCGACTCCGGAAGGAAAAGCGAAGAACCGTAGAATTGAGATCATCTTAACACCAAGACTAGATGAAATCGCAGAGATGCTGAATAGTATTAATTAA
- a CDS encoding exodeoxyribonuclease III: MKIISYNVNGIRAAISKGFIDWLQQANPDVICLQEIKATQEQIPVDDITAAGYPYQYYYPATKKGYSGVAILSKIKPNNVIYGTGIHHMDFEGRNLRADFDDCSVMSLYLPSGTNIERLDHKFMFMDDFQTYINELKLTIPNLVICGDYNICHEAIDIHDPVRNKTVSGFLPAERAWLDTFMKSGFVDSFRHFNKDPHHYSWWSYRAGARGNNKGWRIDYNLVSDSLQHKLKRAVILPDAVHSDHCPVLVEIE; encoded by the coding sequence ATGAAAATCATTTCTTATAATGTAAACGGAATCAGAGCCGCAATTTCAAAAGGATTTATCGATTGGTTGCAACAGGCCAATCCGGATGTTATTTGTCTTCAGGAAATAAAGGCAACACAAGAACAAATTCCGGTAGACGACATAACAGCAGCGGGTTACCCGTATCAGTACTATTATCCTGCGACAAAAAAAGGGTACAGTGGCGTGGCTATATTGTCTAAGATAAAGCCAAATAATGTCATTTACGGAACCGGAATTCATCATATGGATTTTGAAGGACGTAACCTTCGTGCTGATTTTGACGACTGTTCGGTGATGAGTTTGTATCTTCCGTCGGGAACAAATATTGAAAGATTAGACCATAAATTTATGTTTATGGATGATTTTCAAACGTATATAAACGAGTTAAAACTTACAATACCAAATTTGGTTATTTGTGGGGACTATAATATTTGTCACGAAGCGATAGATATTCATGATCCGGTTCGTAACAAAACCGTATCGGGATTTTTGCCGGCCGAACGTGCTTGGTTGGATACTTTTATGAAATCGGGTTTTGTGGACAGCTTCCGTCATTTCAATAAAGATCCGCATCATTATTCCTGGTGGAGTTATCGTGCAGGAGCCCGAGGCAATAATAAAGGCTGGCGTATCGATTATAATTTGGTAAGCGACTCCTTGCAACATAAATTAAAGCGTGCCGTTATCCTTCCGGATGCCGTGCACTCCGATCATTGCCCGGTTTTAGTAGAGATTGAGTAA
- a CDS encoding GNAT family N-acyltransferase, with translation MGLVTAKEVAKAINVDKYGVLGTFSGWMLMKVLKISTLNKIYDHNKHLEDVPFLNGVLDELQIKFEIPEEDLKRLPKDGAYITISNHPLGGIDGILLLKLMLEREPNFKIIANFLLHRIVPLKKYIMPVNPFENHKDAKSSVVGIKETLRHLSDGKPLGIFPAGEVSTYKDGKLVVDKPWEEGALKLIRKAKVPVVPIYFHAKNSKLFYWLSKIDDTLRTAKLPSELLTQKDRVIKVRIGKPISVNEQNEIESFEEYSEFLRKKTYMLANPFEKDSKLIDTASLKIPKAPKKIVTPASESAMIAEVNALRSSDCRLLQSKNYEVFFARAKAIPNVLHEIGRLREITFREVGEGTNESIDLDQYDKYYHHMFLWDDDTKRIAGAYRMGLGSEIYPKYGIEGFYLNDLFRFEPELHDMMHKSIEMGRAFIIKDYQQKPMPLFLLWKGIIHTTLRYPEHKYLLGGVSISNQFSDFSKSLMIEFMKSNYYDPYIAQYIHPKKAYKVKLKDADKDFIFDEAESDLNKFDKIIDELEPGNLRLPVLIKKYIKQNARVVAFNVDPLFNNAVDGLMYIRIADIPESTMKPVIEEFQIELERKLSEKED, from the coding sequence ATGGGTTTAGTTACCGCGAAAGAAGTTGCAAAGGCAATAAATGTTGACAAGTACGGAGTATTAGGTACTTTTTCGGGTTGGATGCTTATGAAGGTTCTAAAAATATCAACCCTCAATAAGATCTACGACCACAATAAACATTTAGAGGATGTTCCGTTTTTAAATGGAGTTCTTGATGAATTGCAAATTAAATTTGAAATTCCTGAAGAAGATCTAAAGCGTTTACCAAAAGACGGCGCCTATATTACCATTTCAAATCACCCACTTGGAGGAATTGATGGTATTTTGTTGTTGAAATTAATGCTTGAAAGAGAGCCTAATTTTAAGATTATCGCCAATTTCCTGTTACACAGAATCGTTCCTCTTAAAAAATACATCATGCCTGTAAATCCTTTTGAAAATCATAAGGATGCCAAATCAAGTGTGGTTGGAATTAAAGAAACTTTACGTCATTTAAGTGACGGAAAGCCTTTGGGAATCTTCCCTGCAGGAGAAGTTTCTACTTACAAAGATGGAAAATTAGTCGTAGATAAACCTTGGGAAGAAGGTGCTTTGAAGCTGATTAGAAAAGCAAAAGTTCCGGTTGTTCCCATTTATTTTCACGCTAAAAACAGCAAATTATTTTATTGGCTTTCCAAAATCGATGATACTTTGCGCACAGCAAAATTACCATCTGAACTGTTAACGCAAAAAGATCGCGTTATCAAAGTACGTATTGGAAAACCGATTTCTGTAAACGAACAAAACGAAATTGAATCGTTTGAAGAATATTCCGAATTTTTAAGAAAGAAAACCTATATGCTTGCTAATCCTTTCGAAAAGGATAGCAAATTAATCGATACTGCAAGTTTAAAAATACCGAAAGCACCTAAAAAAATCGTGACACCCGCAAGTGAAAGCGCCATGATTGCTGAAGTAAACGCATTGCGATCCAGCGATTGCCGTTTATTGCAAAGCAAGAATTACGAAGTGTTTTTTGCCAGAGCGAAAGCAATTCCGAATGTGCTGCATGAAATTGGTCGTTTGCGTGAAATTACTTTCCGTGAAGTTGGAGAAGGAACCAATGAGTCTATTGACTTAGACCAGTACGACAAATACTACCACCATATGTTTTTGTGGGATGATGATACCAAAAGAATCGCCGGTGCTTACCGCATGGGATTGGGTTCTGAAATTTATCCAAAATACGGTATTGAAGGTTTTTATCTGAATGATCTTTTCCGATTTGAACCGGAATTACATGATATGATGCATAAATCGATCGAAATGGGTCGCGCTTTTATCATCAAAGATTACCAACAAAAACCGATGCCTTTGTTCTTGTTGTGGAAAGGAATTATTCATACCACTTTGCGTTATCCTGAGCATAAATATCTTTTGGGTGGGGTAAGTATCAGTAACCAATTTTCTGATTTCTCTAAATCGCTGATGATTGAGTTTATGAAATCAAACTATTACGATCCTTATATCGCACAATACATACATCCGAAAAAAGCCTATAAGGTTAAATTGAAGGATGCTGATAAAGATTTTATTTTTGATGAAGCCGAATCTGACTTAAACAAATTTGATAAAATCATTGATGAACTAGAGCCGGGGAATTTGCGTTTACCTGTTTTAATTAAGAAATACATCAAGCAAAACGCCCGCGTAGTAGCTTTTAACGTCGATCCGTTGTTTAACAATGCTGTAGACGGCTTAATGTACATCAGAATCGCCGATATTCCGGAAAGCACTATGAAACCCGTTATTGAAGAGTTTCAAATAGAATTAGAGCGTAAATTATCTGAAAAAGAAGATTAG